Proteins found in one Caviibacter abscessus genomic segment:
- the atpB gene encoding F0F1 ATP synthase subunit A, with protein MLKKTAVKFLIGFIGITLIINLILAMFSTFLPIEFLKPADVIEAPIVFYSLNIGKYTLSINQTLVNTWVLMALIIFILIVGTRKLSVENPTFFQLILEQYYTFIDNSFLSNFKDYKKKFMPFFAALFSFILFSNISVFIFPFVMMFEREGGKLLVKPFFRTPTADINTTFGLALIVTVVFITCSFKRQGVIGVLKELCKPFWFMFPINLVGELAKPLSIAMRLFGNMFAGLIIISLLYGISFNNVLSSWTFGALKGSFSFAVGWPALLQIYFDLFIGILQAFIFTVLSSVYVEQALIGEEE; from the coding sequence ATGTTAAAAAAAACAGCTGTAAAGTTTTTAATAGGATTTATTGGAATTACTTTGATTATTAATCTTATTTTAGCCATGTTTTCAACATTTTTGCCGATAGAATTTTTAAAACCGGCAGATGTTATAGAGGCACCGATTGTTTTTTATAGCCTTAACATTGGTAAATATACACTATCAATAAACCAAACTTTAGTAAATACATGGGTCTTAATGGCTTTAATAATATTTATTCTTATAGTAGGTACTAGAAAACTAAGTGTAGAAAATCCAACTTTTTTTCAACTTATATTAGAACAGTATTATACGTTTATTGACAATAGCTTTTTATCTAATTTCAAAGATTACAAGAAAAAATTTATGCCATTTTTTGCTGCTTTATTTTCTTTTATACTATTTTCAAATATTAGCGTATTCATATTTCCTTTTGTTATGATGTTTGAAAGAGAAGGTGGAAAATTACTTGTAAAACCATTTTTTAGAACACCAACAGCAGATATTAATACAACTTTTGGACTGGCACTTATTGTAACAGTGGTGTTTATTACTTGCTCTTTTAAAAGACAAGGAGTTATAGGAGTATTAAAAGAACTTTGCAAACCATTTTGGTTTATGTTTCCAATTAATTTAGTTGGAGAACTTGCAAAACCATTAAGTATAGCAATGCGTTTATTTGGAAATATGTTTGCAGGATTAATAATTATTAGTTTATTATATGGGATAAGTTTTAACAATGTACTTTCATCATGGACTTTTGGTGCATTAAAAGGAAGCTTTTCTTTTGCTGTAGGATGGCCAGCATTACTTCAAATATATTTTGATTTATTTATTGGTATCTTGCAGGCATTTATATTCACAGTATTATCATCTGTGTATGTTGAACAAGCCTTGATTGGCGAAGAAGAATAA